The Spirochaetota bacterium genome includes a window with the following:
- a CDS encoding HlyC/CorC family transporter, which translates to MDQIYLEIGTLIVCLVLSAFFSGSESALFSLKKSDLHRFAHSSLKREKAISLFMKDPQKILITLLAGNLFVNLVVSTLTTSILLQVWRKWGDVISIAIITPLIVIFCEISPKIIAINSYEKTSKKVLPLLRFFHLALTPVRAFLLLFTNAMIKMLNLKLTHKMITRDELKLAVKLGEQQGVIGKDEGAFIQNVIRFSKKDAANIMFPRSSAVFLPYGTSIEDAMKAFIESGVIRIPVYKNDIDHVIGMVDSRELIPYHLGFKKARNINRFVQEIRFFPASRDLHDLLNDFLAGGIQIAIVVDEYGGTAGVVTLNKLLSELMGRDMTKWEDDSRSDIKRIDDHTSVISGEMQIDDFNAAFGESLESQNADTIGGYIIEQLSYIPKRGDIIRIGAYVLRIRHIRKNKIETVEVIQPVEGGELLS; encoded by the coding sequence ATGGACCAGATCTACCTGGAAATCGGCACCCTCATCGTCTGCCTCGTGCTGTCCGCCTTTTTTTCCGGGTCGGAGAGCGCCCTGTTTTCCCTCAAAAAATCGGATCTCCACCGCTTTGCCCATTCCTCCCTGAAAAGGGAAAAGGCCATTTCCCTCTTCATGAAGGACCCGCAGAAGATCCTGATCACGCTGCTGGCCGGGAACCTCTTCGTCAACCTGGTGGTGTCGACGCTGACGACAAGCATACTCCTGCAGGTGTGGCGGAAGTGGGGGGACGTGATCTCCATCGCCATTATAACCCCCCTCATTGTCATTTTCTGCGAAATATCGCCCAAGATCATCGCCATCAATTCCTATGAAAAGACTTCCAAGAAGGTCCTCCCCCTGCTCAGGTTCTTTCATTTGGCGCTCACGCCGGTGCGGGCCTTCCTGCTCCTTTTCACCAACGCCATGATCAAGATGCTGAACCTGAAGCTGACCCACAAGATGATCACCCGGGACGAGCTTAAGCTGGCGGTTAAGCTGGGCGAGCAGCAGGGGGTCATCGGCAAGGACGAGGGGGCCTTCATCCAGAACGTGATCCGGTTTTCCAAGAAGGACGCCGCCAACATCATGTTTCCCCGCAGCAGCGCCGTCTTTCTTCCCTACGGCACCTCCATCGAGGACGCCATGAAGGCCTTTATCGAGTCGGGGGTGATCCGGATCCCGGTGTACAAAAACGACATTGACCACGTCATCGGCATGGTCGATTCGAGGGAGCTGATCCCCTATCACCTGGGCTTCAAAAAGGCGCGGAACATCAACCGCTTCGTTCAGGAGATCAGGTTCTTTCCCGCGTCCCGGGACCTCCATGACCTGCTGAACGATTTTCTCGCCGGCGGCATCCAGATCGCCATCGTGGTGGACGAGTACGGCGGCACCGCCGGCGTGGTGACGCTGAACAAGCTCCTTTCGGAGCTGATGGGCCGCGACATGACCAAGTGGGAGGACGATTCCCGGAGCGATATAAAGAGGATCGATGACCACACCTCCGTTATATCCGGGGAGATGCAGATAGACGACTTCAACGCCGCCTTCGGCGAGTCCCTGGAGAGCCAAAACGCCGACACCATCGGCGGCTACATCATCGAGCAGCTTTCCTACATCCCGAAGCGGGGCGATATCATCAGGATCGGCGCCTATGTCCTGCGCATACGCCATATCAGGAAGAACAAGATCGAGACCGTCGAGGTCATTCAGCCGGTGGAAGGGGGTGAATTGCTGTCATGA